A genome region from Anaerolineae bacterium includes the following:
- a CDS encoding diacylglycerol kinase family lipid kinase translates to MTVPVVIVNPVAGRGRGAASKEEIARAFQQAGQPVEILVTNQPGDATKWAYEAAQRGVPFIAGAGGDGTANEIMNGLSRWLRNGGDPGTMPRFGMIPVGTGNDFGYNFGLPHEVPAACQRLLDGRVRWMDVGLVESDTEPPLFFVNGVGLGFDAVVNIESRKIRYLRGAAVYLPAVLMTLLFYYRSPLVKVTYDDQSFEDHLMMISVMNGERFGAVFHMTPGSRIDDGLFSLCFVRKLPRHSMLPMVPRFIRGTHPKHPRIMMAKAQKVTLESSEPLPSHVDGEIYSVRARRYTFTIMPWKVPMLC, encoded by the coding sequence ATGACGGTACCCGTGGTGATTGTCAACCCCGTTGCCGGCCGCGGCCGGGGAGCCGCCTCCAAGGAAGAGATTGCGCGCGCTTTTCAGCAGGCCGGCCAGCCAGTGGAGATCCTGGTGACCAACCAGCCCGGCGATGCAACGAAGTGGGCATATGAGGCGGCCCAGCGGGGCGTCCCCTTCATCGCCGGCGCCGGCGGCGACGGCACCGCCAACGAGATCATGAACGGGCTGTCGCGCTGGCTGCGCAACGGCGGCGACCCCGGCACCATGCCCCGCTTCGGCATGATCCCGGTCGGCACCGGCAATGACTTCGGGTATAACTTCGGCCTTCCGCATGAAGTGCCGGCGGCCTGCCAGCGCCTGCTGGACGGCCGCGTGCGCTGGATGGATGTCGGCCTGGTGGAGTCCGACACCGAGCCGCCCCTCTTTTTCGTCAACGGCGTGGGATTGGGCTTTGATGCCGTGGTGAACATCGAAAGCCGCAAGATCCGCTATCTGCGGGGGGCGGCGGTGTACCTGCCGGCGGTGCTGATGACCCTGCTCTTTTACTATCGCTCTCCTCTCGTCAAGGTCACGTACGACGATCAGTCTTTTGAAGATCACCTGATGATGATTTCCGTCATGAACGGCGAGCGCTTCGGCGCGGTTTTCCACATGACCCCCGGCTCGCGCATTGACGACGGGCTGTTCAGCCTGTGCTTCGTGCGCAAGCTCCCCCGACACAGTATGCTGCCGATGGTGCCGCGCTTTATCCGGGGCACACACCCCAAGCATCCGCGCATCATGATGGCCAAGGCTCAGAAAGTGACGCTCGAATCGAGCGAGCCCCTGCCCT